AATGCTGTTAGCGTTGTCGTGAATGCTGACAACCCACTTGCAACAGAAAATAATATTAACGTCCACATAAAAATTTGCTTACGCCCAACTTTATCTGCTAATACGCCAAATAAAAGTGCACCAACAGCCATTCCAATAGAGTTAATTGATCCGATCCAACCCATTTGGCTACTATTTAATCCCCAATCTACCGCTAGTGCGGCAATAACGAATGAAAGAATACCGACATCCATTGCATCAAACATCCAACCAACACCCGCAACGCCTAACAGCTTATTGCGTGAAAGTGGCTGTGCTTGTTGTTTTTGCTTTCCCATTTTACTCCCCAACCTTCCATGTGTCTTTACACCTGACTTAACATTTTCTATCATACATTTGTTTCTCAAAAGTGACAACTACTTTCTAATTTATTGAATAGTTTAGACAATTTATTTTTTCCTATTGAAATAGACACCTTATAGGTTTAAAATGTCTTGTATATAAAAACAACTGTTCACCTAGTGAGAACATAAGGAGCTAATTTGTCTATGTGGAAAGGTCTAATCGAAGAATATAAACAGTATTTACCTGTTACAGAAAATACACCCGCTTTATCTTTAAATGAAGGAAACACACCTCTAATCCCTTTAGTGAACTTATCAAAAGAGTTAGGAATTGAGCTTTACGGTAAAATCGAAGGCGCAAACCCAACTGGTTCATTTAAAGACCGCGGCATGGTATTTGCTGTAGCTAAAGCAATTGAAGAAGGTTCAAAAGTTGTTATTTGTGCTTCTACAGGTAACACATCTGCGGCAGCAGCTGCTTATGCAACGCGTGCTGGTATTCAATCAATCGTTGTTATCCCAAAAGGAAAGGTAGCGCTTGGTAAACTTGCTCAAGCTTGCATGTACGGTGCAAAAATTATTGAAATCGATGGTAACTTTGATGATGCCCTTAATATTGTGCGCAAAATTGGTGAAACTACTCCAATCGCACTTGTTAACTCGGTCAATCCATACCGAATCGAAGGACAAAAAACAGCTGCTTTTGAAATCGTTGATCAACTTGGTCAAGCACCAGACTATTTATGCATTCCAGTAGGTAACGCTGGTAACATTACAGCTTATTGGAAAGGATTTAAGGAATATAATGAAGTAAAACAATCAGGTCTGCCTAAAATGTACGGCTTTGAAGCAGAAGGTGCTGCTGCTATCGTAAAAGGTGAGCCTATTGCTAATCCAGAAACAGTCGCAACAGCTATCCGTATCGGTAACCCAGCTAGCTGGAAATTTGCTGAAGCCGCACGTGACGAATCAGGCGGTATCATCGACTCAGTAACAGACGACGAAATTTTAGCAGCATACCAATTAATTGCAGGCCGTGAAGGGATTTTCGTTGAGCCAGGCTCTGCTGCATCATTAGCAGGTGTTATTAAATCTGTAAAAGCAGGCAAAATCGCTGAGGGTAGCCGCGTTGTTACTGTATTTACAGGTAACGGCTTAAAAGACCCTGATACAGCAATGAGCGTTTCAACTGTTGACCTAGTATCGCTTAAAAACGATGAACAAGAAATCCGTAACTACATCGAAGGCGTATTCAGTCTATGAGTAAATGGCAAATCAAAGTCCCTGGCAGTACAGCAAATTTAGGACCTGGATTTGACTCAATTGGACTTGGACTTTCTCTTTACTTAACGTTAGACGTAACATTGCAAAATGAGTGGGAATTTGTTCATATTGGTGAACACGTTCCTACTGACACAACAGTTGAAACACATTTAATTTATATAATTGCACAGCAAATAGCCGCACAGTACAATACGAACTTAAAACCATGTAAAGTTGAAATGACGAGCGAATTGCCACTTGCGCGTGGTTTAGGTAGTAGTGCTGCGGCAATTGTTGCAGGGATTGAATTAGCAAACCTTCTAGGAGGTTTAAATTTATCGACCCAAGACAAGCTCAATATTTCTTCCCAAATTGAGGGACATCCTGACAATGCAACAGCTTCTGTTCTTGGTGGATTAACAATTTCTTCAATGGATGAACAAGGTATTGTGGATACACTGCATATTCCAGAAGTAGATGCAGCTTTTGTCGTGTTCATTCCAAATGTTGAGCTAAAAACAGCGGATTCACGAGGGGTTTTACCTCAGGACTTTAATCGAGGCTATGCAGTACGAGCAAGCGCTAACGCAAATATGCTAGCCGCATCACTCATTGCAAAAGATTATGTACGTATCGGTCATTATATGGAACAAGACCTGTTCCATGAACCATTTCGAGCAAAGCTAATTCCAAACTACTCTGAAATTCGTTCAGCTGCTAAACAAGCCGGCGCATACGGTACAGCATTAAGCGGTGCTGGTCCAACATTAATTTCTATTATACCAACCGCTATTCAAGAGCAATTCCTTACAGCTATGAACGCACAGTTTCCAGAACATCGCATCGTCTTAACACAAGCAGATGCTATAGGCTCTCGCGTTGTGGCATATGAACAAAAACATTAAGTGGTGAGTGCATTTGAGGTTTTATAACTTTTAATGCACTCTTTCTTTTTTGATGCATCTTCAATCATTCCTCATACTAAAGACTGACATTTTACTATTTTTGCATACATCTCTTACTAAACGGGTATATTAAGTAATCTACAAGTTGAAAGGGGTAATGTATATGAAAATTGCTGTGATTGGAGCTGCTGGTAAGGCAGGGACTCATATTTTACGTGAGGCAATTATGCGTAACCACGATGCTACAGCCATCATTAAAAATAGCGCAACGTTACAAGTCGAGGATGTAGCTATTATTGAAAGTGATTTATTCCATTTAACAAAAGAACAACTTGCTCCTTTTAATATTATTGTGAATGCCTTTGCCCCACTACCAGGAGAGGCACATTTACATGTTACAGCTGGAAAGCACTTAATATCGTTATTAGAAGGTACCGACAAAACACTATTTGTCGTTGGAAGCTCGGGCTGCCTCTTTGTTGATAAGGCACATACAAAACGTTTAATGGACACTGAAGACTATCCAGAACAACTCGTCGCAAATGCTAAGGCACAATTGCAAAATCTACAAGACTTAGAAAATTCCTCGATTCATTGGACTTTTGTCATTCCTTCTGCGATGTTCGATTCAGACGGGCCACGTACAGGACATTATATAACGGGCAATGAAAAACTATTAGTTAACTCACAATTTAATAGTTATATAAGTTACGCAGACTATGCCGTAGCCCTATTAGATGAAATCGAAAATAACGAACATAAAAACTCAAGCTTCACCGTTGCATCAGAAAACGTAACGACCGCTTCTTAAGTAGTAAGAAAAGCGCTAAAGCGCCCTTCCAGCCCCGAGTGGGCAAAACACCACATCCATGTGGCATGCCCTCAATGATTCACATCGTATGAGCCGCAAGTTTTGGAGAGCCCGATGCAAAAGTAAACGCACCACCACTTTTGCAGGTGGGTTCTAATGGTGCGAGGGGCTGCGCTTTAGCCTAGACACTTTGGAAAATTTTATATTTTCTTATACTGTTAAAAAAATAAAAGCACAGAAATTTTTAGTCTGTAAAATTTCTGTGCTTTATTAAATTCCTAATTATGCAAGCAGTACTAAGCTTACTGCCATAACTGCCATACCTGCAATTAAACCGTAAATTGATGAATGGGCTTCATCATACTTCTTTGCTGCAGGTAATAATTCATCAATGGAAATGAACACCATAATCCCTGCAACCCCAGCAAATATAATCCCAAACATTGTATCAGTCATAAACTGCATTAAAATTAAATAGGCGATTAATGCACCAATTGGTTCAGATAAACCTGAAGCGAACGACCATTTAAACGCCTTCATACGCTTACCTGTCGCATAGAAAATTGGAATTGCCACGGCAATACCTTCTGGGATGTTATGAATCGCTACGGCAATCGCAATTGCAATCCCAACATTAGGATCCTGTAATACTGACATAAACGTCGCAATCCCTTCTGGGAAATTATGTATCGCAATTGCAAGTGCTGTAAATAATCCCATTTTCATTAAACGATCTGCTTCAATATCTCCCTGCCCAAGACTTTGCGCTTTTTGTACATCTTCTACTGATTTTACTTCATGTGGGTTGTTACCCTTTGGAATAAAACGGTCGATTAATGCAATGACAAACATTCCACCAAAAAAACCAACTATTGTGAGCCAATACCCCATTTTATCGCCATGAACATTTACTAATGCAGCTTTTGCTTTCACAAAGATTTCAACAAGTGAAACATATATCATGACACCTGCTGAAAAACCTAATGCAATCGATAAGAACCTTTTATTTGTACGGGTAGTAAAAAAGGCAATTAAACTACCAATCCCCGTAGAAAGCCCAGCAAAGAGCGTTAAACCTAACGCTAATAATACGTCATCACCCATATGATTCTCCTTCTTCATTCTATTAATTAGTCTTATTATAACCTCAAAGTTTCCTTCACTCAACTTTTTTCAATAAGGTAACATCTTATGTTATAAGCCAAATTTCATAGCAAAAAAAGACTGTCCAAAAGGTGTTTCCCTTTTGAACAGTCTCGTCTCATACCAATATAAACCTCTTTTTACGGTGGTCAAAGTTACTTCTTCGTCATTCTCTTAGTTGTTTATATTTACGATCACGTAGCTCGTACCATATTACACAAATAATAAACCATGTATAGCCTATACTCCATCCTGCAAGCACATCAGTAGCAAAGTGACGGCTTTCTGCAATACGTGATAACCCTATTAAGCAAGCTAACACAATGGCAGCAATCCATACAAGTGTTGTGCGTTTATGGTTCGTTGTTATTTTTGAAAATAAATAAGCTAACATAAATAAGTAAAGTACACTCATTTGCGAGTGTCCAGATGGGAAGCTATAAGAAGTTAATTGCTCTGCAATTTCAGGTCGTTGGCGCTCAAAAAATGCCTTAAGCCCCTGATTGATTGCCGTTCCAGCTGCCATCGTTAACACAACATACAACATTACACGGTAATTTTTTTCCTTAAGCCAAAAATAAAAGAACACCATTAATGTCACAATGGCAACAAACACCGTTTCACCTAAATAATGAAACAACCCTATAAATTCATTACCGCGCAGTATAGATGCAATTCGTTCATCAAACGCGATAAAGCTTGAAGATTTATAATTAAATGCCATTACTAAAAAAACGGCAAATGTAACAAGTGCTAATGGATATGCCCACTTTTTCAAATTTATTTCCTACTTTCCAATCTAACAATTCTTACATGTATTTTAACATAGTGTCCCTTTCAAATAAAAAAACTACTTCACCTTTTGTTCGGATGAAGTAGTTGGACAATAAACTTACTCTATTACTCTACAACAGTATAGTTACCATGTTCCATTGAAATCACAAATTCTGGCTTCGGCGGTTTACCACCGTGCTCAGCAATTTGCTTTTTATGACCAGCAATATGCTCTGGACTCTTTTCCCAAGCCTTCCATGCCTCTTCTGATTCCCAGCGAATAATCATGACAACTTCTTCTTCCCCACGACGAACATTTTTCACTAATAGTTCGCGACTGATGAAGCCTTCGCGTTGCTCTAATAATGATGGACCTTCACCTGGCTTTTTGCTAAAGCGTTCAATAATTTTATCTGAATTGCCTTCTGTTACTGTCCATTTACGGATTTGTACGAACATCAAAATCGCTCCTTTTGAAAAAGCATGCCTCAAGTTTGAGACATGCTCCGTATTCATGAAATTATTTTAATTCGTTTAAGATTTCATCTAACTTGTCAACTTCAGTTGTTACACCGTTAGAAGAGAAGTACCAGTTTACCCCATCAAGGTAAACGATTTTGCCTTCTTTATAAGCACGAGTTTGTTTGATAATATCATTTTCGATATCAGCTTTGATTGTTTCTACATCAGAAGCTGTACGGTCGATAATTAATAATACTTCAGGGTCTACAGAAAGGATTGATTCATAAGAGAAATCCGAACCGTGTGAAGATGAAGTAATTTCAGTTGTTGATGGTTTGAAGCCAAAGTCATTGTAAACGTAAGCAAAACGAGAATCTGGACCGTTATCGAAACCAGAGATTTTCTTGTCGTTATACATTGCTACTAAAGCATTTTCATAACCAGCAGCTTTTTCTTTCACTTGGTCAACTTTCGCTTGTAAGTTTGCTTTTAACTCTTCTGCTTTTTCTTCTTTACCGAAGATTTGAGCAGCTAAGTCTACAGTTTCGAATACACCGTCGACATAGTTTTCGTTGTCAGAACCAATGAATACAACGTTTGGCGTAATCTCTTTTAATTCTTCATAGAACGGTGCTTGACGACCAGAGATGAAGATTGCATCTGGGTTAGCAGCTGCTACTTTTTCGAAGTCAATTTGTTTTAACGAACCAACGTCTGCTACTGAATCGTTTACGTATTTTTCTTTAATGTGAGTTGGGATGTTCCCTTTACCACCGTTTGCTGCTATACCAACGATACCTTCAACGCCTAATGCATCAAGTGTATCTAAGAAGCCATAGTCGAATACGATAATGTTATTTGGAGCTTCTTCAAATGTTACATCTTCGAAAGTAATTGATTTACCGTCTTCTGTTTCACTACCTGCAGTAAGTGGAGATACAGTCATTGGGAATACTGGTGCTTCTGTAGCTGCATTTTCTTTGCTATCAGTTGCATTCTGCTCAGTAGACGCTTGATCGTTTGTACCTTCTGTTTTTGACTCTTCATCCGAGCCACATGCTGCTAACATTAATGTTAAGGCTGCTGCCGTTAAGAATTTCCACTTTTTCATTTCTACTATTTCCTCCTAAATTGATACCACCAATCGAAAGTGATAATCGTTTTCATTTAACTAACGTTAGTCTAAAGCAACTGAGTAATATTGTCAATCGTTTCCTTGAAATCAAGATTCATTCTCAATGGATTTCAAGGAATAAATGCATAAGCGAGTAAAACTTATACATTTATTCATTAATTAGCTATGTGAATTAAAATACACGCAAATACGACAGCCATCTTGCTCTTGAACAGGAATATGCATATCATATACTTCACGTAATGCTTCAGAGTTAATAATTTCATGTGTCGGGCCATCTTTTACAAGACGTCCATTTTTTAATGCAACGATGCGATCTGAATACACCGATGCAAAGTTAATATCATGTAGGACAATAACAACCGTTTTCCCTAACTCATCCACTAGCTTACGTAAAATTTTCATAATTTGAACCGAGTGCTTCATGTCTAAGTTATTTAACGGCTCGTCCAGTAAAATGTACTCCGTATCTTGTGCAATAACCATCGAAATAAATGCACGTTGTTTTTGACCACCTGATAGCTCATCTAAAAATTTATCCTGCATATCACCCAGCGTCATATATTCAATTGCACGGTCTATATGTTCTTCATCTTCTGGTGTTAAACGACCTTTTGAGTAAGGATAACGACCAAATGCTACAAGCTCACGCACCGTCAAGCGAACATTAAGATGATTTGACTGACGTAAAATTGCTACTCGCTTTGCAAAATCATTGGATTTCATTTTTTTGACGTTATTTTGATCTAATAATATTTCACCAGTATCTGCATCCATCAGACGGCTCACCATTGATAGTAAAGTTGATTTACCTGCACCGTTTGGTCCGATAAATGATGTAATTGCTTTCGGCTGAATCTTTAATGTGACATCTTCAACAACTGGTTTTTTTCCAAAGCTTTTAGAAAGCCCTTTAATTTCTATCATGCTGCTTTCCTACTTTCTCTCAATATTAGATAAATAAAGTACAGACCACCAACAAAGTTAATAATCACGCTAATTGTTGTACTTAACTCAAAGACATGCAGTACTAAGAACTGCCCACCGACAAGTGCAATGATACTAATTAAACTGGCACCCGCAATTAATACGGAATGCTTGTACGTTGCAAAATATTGATACGCTAAGTTCGATACGATTAACCCTAAGAATGTAATCGGACCAACTAAAGCGGTAGAAGTCGCAATTAAAACAGACGATAAAATTAATACTTTTAAAACGATATTATCATAGTTAACACCTAGGTTCATGGCATTTTCACGTCCTAAAGACATCACGTCTAAATCACGTAATAATCGATAACCATAAATAAAGGCTGCACCTAAAATAACAAGTGCAATTATTAATAGCTCCGTTTTCACATTCATGAAGCTCGCGAATAAACGAGCCTGTAAGCCTTCATATTCGACAGGGTCTATAATTACTTGAAGGAATGTTACAAAGCTTCCGAGTAATGTCCCAATAATCATCCCCGCAAGTAATAGTAAGAAAATCGGATATTTATCGGCACGAAATAAGAAACGATATAAAATTAGTGCGAATAGCACCATCGCAAAAATCGATAACCCGAAGTTTAAATAACGGCTCACAACGAAAATCGATGCTGAACCAGCA
This portion of the Solibacillus daqui genome encodes:
- the thrC gene encoding threonine synthase gives rise to the protein MWKGLIEEYKQYLPVTENTPALSLNEGNTPLIPLVNLSKELGIELYGKIEGANPTGSFKDRGMVFAVAKAIEEGSKVVICASTGNTSAAAAAYATRAGIQSIVVIPKGKVALGKLAQACMYGAKIIEIDGNFDDALNIVRKIGETTPIALVNSVNPYRIEGQKTAAFEIVDQLGQAPDYLCIPVGNAGNITAYWKGFKEYNEVKQSGLPKMYGFEAEGAAAIVKGEPIANPETVATAIRIGNPASWKFAEAARDESGGIIDSVTDDEILAAYQLIAGREGIFVEPGSAASLAGVIKSVKAGKIAEGSRVVTVFTGNGLKDPDTAMSVSTVDLVSLKNDEQEIRNYIEGVFSL
- the thrB gene encoding homoserine kinase, which codes for MSKWQIKVPGSTANLGPGFDSIGLGLSLYLTLDVTLQNEWEFVHIGEHVPTDTTVETHLIYIIAQQIAAQYNTNLKPCKVEMTSELPLARGLGSSAAAIVAGIELANLLGGLNLSTQDKLNISSQIEGHPDNATASVLGGLTISSMDEQGIVDTLHIPEVDAAFVVFIPNVELKTADSRGVLPQDFNRGYAVRASANANMLAASLIAKDYVRIGHYMEQDLFHEPFRAKLIPNYSEIRSAAKQAGAYGTALSGAGPTLISIIPTAIQEQFLTAMNAQFPEHRIVLTQADAIGSRVVAYEQKH
- a CDS encoding NAD(P)-dependent oxidoreductase encodes the protein MKIAVIGAAGKAGTHILREAIMRNHDATAIIKNSATLQVEDVAIIESDLFHLTKEQLAPFNIIVNAFAPLPGEAHLHVTAGKHLISLLEGTDKTLFVVGSSGCLFVDKAHTKRLMDTEDYPEQLVANAKAQLQNLQDLENSSIHWTFVIPSAMFDSDGPRTGHYITGNEKLLVNSQFNSYISYADYAVALLDEIENNEHKNSSFTVASENVTTAS
- the zupT gene encoding zinc transporter ZupT, which gives rise to MGDDVLLALGLTLFAGLSTGIGSLIAFFTTRTNKRFLSIALGFSAGVMIYVSLVEIFVKAKAALVNVHGDKMGYWLTIVGFFGGMFVIALIDRFIPKGNNPHEVKSVEDVQKAQSLGQGDIEADRLMKMGLFTALAIAIHNFPEGIATFMSVLQDPNVGIAIAIAVAIHNIPEGIAVAIPIFYATGKRMKAFKWSFASGLSEPIGALIAYLILMQFMTDTMFGIIFAGVAGIMVFISIDELLPAAKKYDEAHSSIYGLIAGMAVMAVSLVLLA
- a CDS encoding phosphatase PAP2 family protein, translated to MKKWAYPLALVTFAVFLVMAFNYKSSSFIAFDERIASILRGNEFIGLFHYLGETVFVAIVTLMVFFYFWLKEKNYRVMLYVVLTMAAGTAINQGLKAFFERQRPEIAEQLTSYSFPSGHSQMSVLYLFMLAYLFSKITTNHKRTTLVWIAAIVLACLIGLSRIAESRHFATDVLAGWSIGYTWFIICVIWYELRDRKYKQLRE
- a CDS encoding antibiotic biosynthesis monooxygenase family protein gives rise to the protein MFVQIRKWTVTEGNSDKIIERFSKKPGEGPSLLEQREGFISRELLVKNVRRGEEEVVMIIRWESEEAWKAWEKSPEHIAGHKKQIAEHGGKPPKPEFVISMEHGNYTVVE
- a CDS encoding siderophore ABC transporter substrate-binding protein codes for the protein MKKWKFLTAAALTLMLAACGSDEESKTEGTNDQASTEQNATDSKENAATEAPVFPMTVSPLTAGSETEDGKSITFEDVTFEEAPNNIIVFDYGFLDTLDALGVEGIVGIAANGGKGNIPTHIKEKYVNDSVADVGSLKQIDFEKVAAANPDAIFISGRQAPFYEELKEITPNVVFIGSDNENYVDGVFETVDLAAQIFGKEEKAEELKANLQAKVDQVKEKAAGYENALVAMYNDKKISGFDNGPDSRFAYVYNDFGFKPSTTEITSSSHGSDFSYESILSVDPEVLLIIDRTASDVETIKADIENDIIKQTRAYKEGKIVYLDGVNWYFSSNGVTTEVDKLDEILNELK
- a CDS encoding ABC transporter ATP-binding protein, giving the protein MIEIKGLSKSFGKKPVVEDVTLKIQPKAITSFIGPNGAGKSTLLSMVSRLMDADTGEILLDQNNVKKMKSNDFAKRVAILRQSNHLNVRLTVRELVAFGRYPYSKGRLTPEDEEHIDRAIEYMTLGDMQDKFLDELSGGQKQRAFISMVIAQDTEYILLDEPLNNLDMKHSVQIMKILRKLVDELGKTVVIVLHDINFASVYSDRIVALKNGRLVKDGPTHEIINSEALREVYDMHIPVQEQDGCRICVYFNSHS
- a CDS encoding iron chelate uptake ABC transporter family permease subunit, whose amino-acid sequence is MRKNSTKLIVLAVIAIICVLLFCFYNIQGGFSYAFPKRVERVLAMIITGTAIAYATVTFQTVTHNRLLTPSMMGVDSMYEVVQTIIFFFAGSASIFVVSRYLNFGLSIFAMVLFALILYRFLFRADKYPIFLLLLAGMIIGTLLGSFVTFLQVIIDPVEYEGLQARLFASFMNVKTELLIIALVILGAAFIYGYRLLRDLDVMSLGRENAMNLGVNYDNIVLKVLILSSVLIATSTALVGPITFLGLIVSNLAYQYFATYKHSVLIAGASLISIIALVGGQFLVLHVFELSTTISVIINFVGGLYFIYLILRESRKAA